TCTCGAGACTTTCGAAGCCGCGTGTCTTGTGGGGACTTGCGCCCCCTGCGGTTCACAAGCTTCCGTGTGGTTCCCATGTGCTCCTGCAGTCTCCTCCACGTTCCTCGTGTCGGATCTGCCTCTgtcctccgcttctgcgAAAGCTCAAGACACGCTCTCGCGTCCCGACGACCCGCCCGGCCTCTCGCTGTCCCAGCTCGACGGTGAGTGGTGCAAAATCACGGCGTCAAAAAAGTCCCGTCCCTGCGTCAATATTTCATCGCCCGTGTGTTTGGGCCCTGTTCGATTGGGATGGCGGCGAGGGGAAGGAGGAAAGGAAACTCCAGTTTGGGGGCCTGAAAGCCCTGTCACGTCGTTCAGAATCCACCTCGTGTGCGTCTGTCGCTCACCGTTTCGCTGAGAGAACTGTTCGTCAGGCATGTCAtgttcgtctctctgcgtgtctccAGTGGGGCGTCTTTTCTCCTGAGGCCGCAGCCTGGAGTCGGCTGTCGCCTCACGTGTAGGCGGATAGATAAAAAGCTCTGCCTCGTGCCGCGGTGGCGCTAGGTCGATGCGCCGATATATAAAAGCTGTGTCGTGTTTCGGCGGCCAAAGGGTCTCTTTGGCCTCTCACCCCAACAGGCGTGCCCCCAGCCTCGCGGTATTTTCTGACttcctctgtgtctgcgctCCGCAGAGGATCAGCCCCCAGAGAGTCTGGAGGCCCGCCGGCGGGACTTCTTCGCCGTAGTCTGCGACTTAaagctgcgtctccgcgccaaGCTCCTCTCGGAgtctccggcgccgctcccggccgccctcccccctcctccgccgtcctcctccgcccacggcccctccgcgcctcgggcgccgtcagccgcggcgccgcacgagGTGAGGCCAGCTGGGGCTGTCCCTTCTGGGCTGGCTCCGCAGCCGAtggcctcgcctccctcgtcctCTGCTGTGCGTCAAAGCCCCccaaggcggcgcgagctgagGCCAGCGTCTCTCGAGAGCGAagggctgcggcagccgccgccgcttctctccaGCTTGTCGGTTCCTggctcgctgtcgctcaGTCCCTcgagcgacgcgtcgcccacgctcgcgtctcgccgcgagctgcgatCTCTCCACACCCCACACTCCGCGGAGCCCTGGGGACAGGTGTCCCCATCCCCACCGCctgcctccacgccgccccCAGCCCCCACGGGGCGcgggggcgacgacgcgggcgacgcccgaggggacgagggcgcgcgggtCCTATCTGGGAGAGACGCCTCGGCCTCTCAGCGCGGAGACCGGAAGGCGCTTCGGATGTGGTGTCCGCAGccgtcgttctctctctcgccgtctctAACGCCTGAGGGCTTGCagagcgaccgcgagagTTCCTCCCGCGCGGAAGGCATGGAGCCGCAGGATTCGCAGCGGTGCAGCGGCGCTGAGCAACGCGCGAGCCAGACTCTGGCGGTTGATGCAGCCGGCGCCCCTTCGGCAGAtatggagagagagaaggaaggggaagggcgcgcgaacgggagggcggcgaagaaaagcgtgagctcgtctttcttctcctccttcgcgtcgaTTTCGTCCTTCTTCGAGTCGAGAATAGAATAAACGAAAAGCTTCAAAGCTCAGGAAGCGTGAGGCCCAGCGTGCGTGGCGAGGAGGGCTCGGTGGTGTGGGCGGGAAGCGTTTTTCCGATGAAAGGTTTTTACCAGGTCGTGGGATAAAGCACGTGAAAAAATCTTGTATGGTTTCATGTGGGAGTTTTCTAAAGTCTCGTGGCGATCTGGAGAGGGAAGAGACTTTAAATTCCTTTTTCATCTCACTTTTGCCGCCAGCGAGCGATGGACAGGAAAACTGTCCCGGAGTCTTGCTGGCACCTTTAGAAAGAATTTCTCTGTGGTGTGACTAGGCGCTCGACCGGAGGAGAAcgagctgcgtcgcgcgagtATCCGAATTTGGTCCTTTAAGTCCTCTCCCGCGAGACAGGTTCTTTTTCCTGGCGGTATATGATTATGAATGTGGGGAAACCCAGCTCATTTTACGCATTTCAACATCATTATTTAGCCGTACCGAGTTCCTTCTTTGGACTAGCGGTAGTACTGGCGCGGAAGGCCTTGGAGCCGAATATCGTAGAATAGGCGCTCTGTAGACTGCGCGTTTTACTCTTCGAGCCATCAGGGTACCCTCCTGACCGCAGCGAGTTCGGCTGCTTGGCTGGTGTATCTTAAAGGGCTTTCCAAGCTGCTTTTCCTAATGGAGACTGAACGCGGGGAGCGGAATGAAAGCGGCAGATGCCTGCGATTCGATTTGCCTTTCTTTGCAAAAGCGGCGCAGGGTATGAGGCCCCTACGGTAGCCGGAGAGAACGCCCTCGGCACCAGGCACGTCGTTCTCTTCGTTTGtactttttcttttctctgtctcctccgacCACGTACTTCTACGCGGCGTGAAGCTCTCGATTTTTTCTCTCCCCTTCAGCGAGGGGACTCTGTCAAACTTCTTTGTTCCTTTTGGCTTGTCAAGAACTTTCACTTTCTCAATCAAGTCGAGAATCGCAGTCTCGGTGCGCGGCTGTCCCAGTGTCTGGCTCTgcagcctgcggcgtctcctaGCGGAAGGCCCTGGTCGCGCTGCGAGGGGTCGCGCGGGGAGACCGGGGACTTTTGCTCTGAACTCTAGCTGGAGAGGCGACGTCTGGCGCTCAAGCGTGCGCGTGATGCTAGAGTGTCCACGAGAGCCCGTTTCCTACAGAGGTTTGCCGTCGTCAAAGCGAAGACCTCTTCGTTTCTAggtgcctcgtctcctcgcggtgGGAGGCGGGAGCCAACGAGTAGACTCTCTTACGCGAACGACATGGAAGCGACATAGCTATCcccgctcgctctcctctttcgAGAACGCGACCACAATGGCAAGTTTAGGGTTCAGTGTTGAAAAAATCGAGAGCAAAAAACGGCTCCGCGTGTCGCATGTGGtgcgcgtgcgacgcgcCTACAGAGGCCTAAGCCTGCATCGTGTCGAGAGGCCGAGtttccgcgtgcgcggcggagatggtacgcggcggccttccacGTGTCGGCGCGggttcctcgtcttcctcgtgaTCTTACTTCGCTTCTCCGGCGAGATTCCGTCGTCAAGTGCGGAAGTGCAAGTCTTGGCTCTCGACCTCGCTGCGTAGAGTTTCGTTCGGAGacccgccacgcgccgcgccgggcgcgacCGTACACACAAACGTGATCACACGCGCCACGGGCACTCGACTTCCGGAAGAATTCCAGTCTTGCCGCAGGCCCCCAAAAAACAAGACGCGCGTGCTGTGTATGGCGGTGCCGCCTGGGGAGATGTGCCGTCTCTTGAAATAAGGCGCCACCGCAGACGgtgcgacggcgcagagtcGCGCAGAAACCGGCGCCAGACACTCACGGCAGCCCTCGTTGGGAGCTCCGAGTGCAGCCCACCGTAGATAGAAGGGACTCCACGGCCCATATGAAGCGCCGGAAAAGCACTGTACCAAGAGTCACTgtcgtcgggcgccgcgtgagATGTCCGCAGACAGGAACGCACCAGCCAGCGCAGCCTCACGCGCTCAGAGGAAGCCGAAACGCGACGGCGCGTAGTCCTGCGCCATTCAGTGTCTGAGGAGGACGACAGAACAAAGACATAGAGTGTGGAAAGGAGACGAATGCTAGGGGCGTTGATTCGGAACGAGACTCTTTTCcctgcagacggcgagcggcacacggctctcgccgccagcgtTAGAGGCTGATTCACGCGGCTGCAACAGCACGAAatcgttttcttcgcgagAGCTTTGCCCGATATTTGCGCATCGCAGGCGCCACCCGCGTCCAGTCGGGAAATCCCTTCTTCAGACTTGTTGTAGTTCGCAGATGCTCGCGAGGTCACTTGTGCTTCTTCTTGCTGCTCTTCTTGTCATCTGCGTGTTTCGTGgattccttcttctccccgtCGCTGCCTTTCTTCTTGTTGCCACCACTCTTgctgctcttcttctctttctcacTCTTCTCATTCGAGGCCttgtcttctttcttcttgtcATGTCCTttgctcgcctccgtcgaCGCCTCCTTTGCGGACCCCTTCTTCTTGTCGCTCGACTTTTTCTCAGCCTtatcctccttcttcttgctGCTTCCAGAAGAACcatcttttctcttttccttcttctccgcgggtTCGTCCTCGGCAACGGAGGTCCTCATCTTGTGCttgtcctccgcgtcgtctgcgtcagtcgccttcttgtgtttcttcttctccttttccTTGTCGTCATCcctttccttcctctttctcttcttctctgcctccttcttGACAGCCTCAGTTAGCGCAGCAGCTTCGGCCTCAGcacgcttcttctcttcttcttttctcctgcgtttctcctcttcttccttcttccgtcgctcttcttcctcctttctgcgtcgctcctcctcctcccttgtgcgtcgttcttcttcctcctttctgcgcctttcttcctcctcccttctgcgtcgttcttcctcctccttttTGCGtcgttcttcctcctcccttttgcgtcgttcttcttcctctcttttgcgtcgttcttcttcctctcttctctttctttcttcctcctcggccttcgccttcgcagctgccgcctcctcctcctcctttcgccttcgctcgtctgcttccctcGATGAATCGCGTGAGGACGACTGCGATCGGCTCGAGCTGCAGCTTCGGCTCctgtcgcttcctccgctgctcttgctgcggctgcggcttgAGCTACGCGAGCGACTGGCTGAACGACTCGCCGATCGACTGGCTGACCGACTCGCCGATCGACTGGCTGACCGACTCGCCGATCGACTGGCTGACCGACTCGCCGATCGACTGGCTGACCGACTCGCCGATCGACTGGCTGAACGACTCGCCGATCGACTGGCTGAACGACTCGCCGATCGACTGGCTGAACGACTCGCCGATCGACTGGCTGAACGACTCGCTGAGCCGCTTTTATCGGATTCCTTGctctcgcttcgccgtcgactTTGGCTCCCTTGTTCGCTTCGGCCTCTGCTTTCACTAGCCTCGCGTCGGCTCCTGCTGCgagagctgccgctgccgcttctgctgcgATTGCTGTCGCTCcttgcgctgctgcggccgcgcttgCTCTCTAGGCGGGtcgcgtggctgctgcggTCGCTCCGGCTAGAAACACTCACGCTCTTGCTGTCGCTGTCTCGCCCTTGGCTCCCGCTTCCCGACGTGCTTCGACtcctgcttctgctgctggcgcaccTTGCGCTTCCAGACTCTCTTCTAGCTCGGCTCGATCTCTTCgactcgcttcgcctccctcgacTTCTGCTCTCGCTCCCACtcctgctcgcggcgctgcttcgaCTCCTGCTACGGCTGCCGCTCTTgctcgcgctcctgctgCGGTTCCCActcctgctcgccgcgctgcttcggctcctgctgcggctgccgctcttGCTCGAGttcctgctgcggctcccactcctgctcgccgcgctgattcggctcctgctgcggctgccgctcttgctcgcgctcctgctgcggctcccactcctgctcgccgcgctgcttcggctcctgctgcggctgccgctcttGCTCGagctcctgctgcggctgccgctcttGCTCACGCTTCTGCTGCGACTTCTGATCGCGCAGTTGCTTCGGCTGCGGCttccgctgctggcgcttctCTTGCTCTCGCTCCGGCTGCGACTCCTGCTTTCCATGCTGCCGCTTCTGCTTGCGCTGCTTCCACTGCGGCCTCGACTGCGACTCCGACTGCGGCggctctcctcgcttcgGCTGGCGCTCgtgcggcggctgtcgctgcggctgcggctgcgagaACTGCGGTTGGCGCTGTGTCGgtccgcggcggacgcagaaggcagcgcTCGGCCGAGAGTGCCTACAGGCGAATGGGAGTGCGAAATAGATCGCATCCGATCGCGTtctcggctgcggctgccgctgctgcggctcgagCTGACACTCCGACTCCTGCGGTCTCGGCTGCGGCTACACGACATGCTGTcgcgcttttcttctctgtttccgctgcggcgcttctgcgacgagggcgactcGGAGCGCATACGCGAGCCGGACGAGCCTCGAGACGGACTGTCCTTCTTAACAAGAGAAGTatccttctccgcgtcgccgttcgtctccgcagcctctctctccgctgcctcggcggccgcctctttctgccgctcttcctccttctccctcttcttgtCTTTCCCGGCAAATCCCTCGATAAGCGTAACGAGAAGTCTTTTCACAGAGACGGGAATGCGTTtgcggccttcgtcgcgcATCAGCTGCAGCATCGTCGCCTCTTCCAAGCCATCGGGGTCGCCCTTCTGTTTGatcttctccgtcgccagGTTCAGAAGCACAAAGTTGTATCCTTCtttccgcagctcctcttTGACCAGTTTCTTGAgcttttccttctcgccgctcgcctgcagcatcTGCGAGAGGGTCtgtgcctgcggcggctcgggcgcggcgctctgggcgccgccctggctcaacgcagcgccgccgccctggctcaacgccgcgccgccgccctggctcaacgccgcgccgccgcccacgaggcccgcgagcgccgcagcgggcaggccgcctgctggaagcgaaggcggaaaCGGCACGCCGAGCGGACCTGCGACCCCGCCTCCAGCGGCATTCTGCGAGTCGCCCCCTGCCGCAGTTATGAAGgccacagccgcagcggcggcgaccaaGTTCGGCGGCACCGGGAACGGGAGCGGGGGGAAGCCCGGCGGGGGCAGGACGCCCGGGAAGGGCACCGCgggcagcgaaggaggcgcgctgcTCGGCCCTCCGGGAGGACCCGCGGAGAGCGGGGGGAGGCTGGGCGGGGCGAGGCCACCCAGGGGCGGTCGGAGACAGTTGGGCGGGGCTGGAAGATCGCCTGAGGCGCATCGGctttcgcggccgccgtcgccgccaggcggcggAATGCGtagcgtcgccggcgcgttgCACACAGGCTTCGGGAACACAAAGGGCGTGGGAAACAGGCCGTTCGCGGGGGACGGCATCGGCGGCGAGTTCGAGTCCAGAAAGCCGCCGATCTGGTGGGGCGTCCGAGGCCCGGGGGGGCCGCTGGGCGCCCGAGAGAACGCCCGGGGCGggtcttcgtctgcgggcggcgggcgcgggcgcggaggggaCGGCAGACCCAGGCCCGCGGGCTGGCTGAAGTCGCGCGGAAGCCCGAAGTTGTACGCCATGctgagagaagagaggagggccGACTCGGAGCTGTGTGtgccgcagagacgaggacCTCGGCGGGCGGAGGGACAAAACCGCGGCGCAGTCACGTCGTGCTGGGCTGGTGGCAGGACTCGCGAGGGGTGCGGGGGCAGAACGGCGAACATACACAAAAGCCGACGGCTTCCGGCTGGAACGTCTGGAGGGGAAACGAGGGCTGGTTTGACACTCCTCGGGCGCCaaaaggaggaggaggaggaaagcgcGGCAGGGGCCGCCGCTACTGCGTAGCAAACAAACTGGAGAGAGGTATtcccgcgcgagagggacTAAAGGACTGACGCAAATCAacggagagacgcagcgggaCCCACTTTACATTTCTCTCGgcaagaaggaaaaaaaaaaaaactgggAAGACCAGCcccgcgccggaggcaggCCTCTCAGATTCGTGGGACTTCCCGTGGCCGTTGTCGTCTTCATACGTCAAGAATCCTAGAAATACGCCTCAGCACCTCTGTTCCAAGTCTCGCGTCTGGTCGGAGTACACGAATCGATTTTTCCTTTCCCGGTGTGTCTGCAAAAACAGCAACGGTTGACGGGAATCAAGCTGGAAAAAATTCAgggcagggcggcgcgcaagTAAACGAACACTCGAGGGCAGCGCAGCGTCGGGTGACTACGACGGCCGCGGGAAAAAATGTGTTCCTTGAGGGACTCGTGCAGAGACACCGCTGAGAGGGCAGAGATATTTTACACTTCGCAGGCGGTCACAACGTTCGCCCAGAAACCGAGAGGCCTGTCGAATCGTCCGGAAATCGGCACATGCAGCTGGGGAAGCGACATGCAGAAGCCAGAAGGAACCGCGACGACCCCAGCGGGCTGGAAAGCCTGAGCGATCACGCGACAGCAGCCGTCACGTTTGTCTGCGACAGTTGAGGAGCGGCGGGCCTCACTCGGAGGCGGCGTAGTGTTCCGCGGATCTCTGTCTTTGTGGCGTGTTTGTCCGCCGGCTTCCCTAATTCTGCGACTTCAGCGGAGCAGTTTGCactctccgcgtccgccaAGAGCCAATCCGATTCCACACTCAGCCGCTCTCCGAAGAAACTTTCGACTTTcgggggcgacgcgcccgcagcccTCACGCGGACTGCTCCCCCTGTCCTCCGAGGCCACAAACGCCATCTCTGACCGAGACGTGCGAGGCATGGCAGTGCGCCTATCAGTAACGTAGCTCCGCCAGTTTTCTGGAGCTGATCAGTAAGCAAAGCCTGTAGCAACTGCGTGGCAAGCGAAAGATCAACTCAGACTCGCCGGTGGGGAAACTGCTGGTGCGAGCGTGAGCTGCAGTTTCAGGGAGCCGTGAGTTGTCTCGCCCCCTGACACTGAAGCTAGCCCCTGCGACCTTGAACCGCAGCTGGCCTCTGGGGCGTGGATAGGCCTGCGACAATGCTAGTGGTCGTTTATGCCTCGGTTCGCTCCCCACCGCAAAGCGCGCAGAACGGTTGCTGAAGCCTGAGCGTCCCTCGCATCCGACACAGGTCTTCGACCCACGCAAGATGACAGACGAAAGTCCGGCAAAGATCCGGCGCACGTGCAGCCTCTTGTGGACTTCCTGAAAAACAACAGCTGCCACTGAGGTGCCGGGTTCCTGCGCTGCATATCTCACGGAGCTGGgtcgcgctgtcgccgcgagggcgaccgtGTGCCCGGCATTCGGTCTCATTTGAACCCTCGGCGCAGACGACTCTGACTTGCCAGTTCTCCCAGGGCCTGCTGTGCAGCGGTCCAAACCGGGAGCTAGTGCCTGGCTGTGAAGTTGTACTGACTGTGAAAGTTGACTGGCTGCGAGTGTCTACTCGAAAAGGGGGTGATCAGCACTGTG
This DNA window, taken from Besnoitia besnoiti strain Bb-Ger1 chromosome III, whole genome shotgun sequence, encodes the following:
- a CDS encoding hypothetical protein (encoded by transcript BESB_047280), coding for MFAVLPPHPSRVLPPAQHDVTAPRFCPSARRGPRLCGTHSSESALLSSLSMAYNFGLPRDFSQPAGLGLPSPPRPRPPPADEDPPRAFSRAPSGPPGPRTPHQIGGFLDSNSPPMPSPANGLFPTPFVFPKPVCNAPATLRIPPPGGDGGRESRCASGDLPAPPNCLRPPLGGLAPPSLPPLSAGPPGGPSSAPPSLPAVPFPGVLPPPGFPPLPFPVPPNLVAAAAAVAFITAAGGDSQNAAGGGVAGPLGVPFPPSLPAGGLPAAALAGLVGGGAALSQGGGAALSQGGGAALSQGGAQSAAPEPPQAQTLSQMLQASGEKEKLKKLVKEELRKEGYNFVLLNLATEKIKQKGDPDGLEEATMLQLMRDEGRKRIPVSVKRLLVTLIEGFAGKDKKREKEEERQKEAAAEAAEREAAETNGDAEKDTSLVKKDSPSRGSSGSRMRSESPSSQKRRSGNREEKRDSMSCSRSRDRRSRSVSSSRSSGSRSRERDRMRSISHSHSPVGTLGRALPSASAADRHSANRSSRSRSRSDSRRTSASRSEESRRSRSRSRGRSGSSASRSGSMESRSRSRSESKRSASSGSRSRSNCAIRSRSRSVSKSGSRSRSSSKSGSRSRSRSSAASRSGSRSRSASKSGSRSRSRISAASRSGSRSRNSSKSGSRSRSRSSAASRSGNRSRSASKSGSRSRSRSSAASRSGSESRSRGRRSESKRSSRARRESGSARCASSRSRSRSTSGSGSQGRDSDSKSVSVSSRSDRSSHATRLESKRGRSSARSDSNRSRSGSGSSRSRSRREASESRGRSEQGSQSRRRSESKESDKSGSASRSASRSASRSASRSASRSASRSASRSASRSASRSASRSASRSASRSASRSASRSASRSASRSASRSASRSRSSSRSRSKSSGGSDRSRSCSSSRSQSSSRDSSREADERRRKEEEEAAAAKAKAEEEERKRREEEERRKREEEERRKREEEERRKKEEEERRRREEEERRRKEEEERRTREEEERRRKEEEERRKKEEEEKRRRKEEEKKRAEAEAAALTEAVKKEAEKKRKRKERDDDKEKEKKKHKKATDADDAEDKHKMRTSVAEDEPAEKKEKRKDGSSGSSKKKEDKAEKKSSDKKKGSAKEASTEASKGHDKKKEDKASNEKSEKEKKSSKSGGNKKKGSDGEKKESTKHADDKKSSKKKHK